One part of the Solanum dulcamara chromosome 3, daSolDulc1.2, whole genome shotgun sequence genome encodes these proteins:
- the LOC129883059 gene encoding putative calcium-transporting ATPase 13, plasma membrane-type, whose translation MTGESDHVEINIRQNPFLISGTKVVDGYGMMLVTSVGMNTTWGEMMSEISSDSNEQTPLQERLNKLTSSIGKVGLLVAFLVLVVLLVRYFTGTTKDENGNKEFNGSKTSSDDVINAVVGIVAAAVTIVVVAIPEGLPLAVTLTLAYSMKRMMADQAMVRKLSACETMGSATTICTDKTGTLTLNKMTVTKFFLGKEHVKAESHTSISAKVLELFNQGVGLNTTGSVFKSSDPCSSFEFSGSPTEKAILSWAVMELNMDMDQIKRNFNILHVEAFNSEKKKSGVLIKNTTDGTIHAHWKGAAEMISRMCSHYYDLEGNIKPLEESEREECDRIIEGMAASSLRCIAFAHKQVLKAGQEDHEHMHGHHVPDNSFILLGFVGLKDPCRPGVKKAVEACQNAGVNIKMITGDNVFTAKAIATECGILHPNQEVDEGAVIEGEEFRNLTDEVRMERVEKIRVMARSSPFDKLLMVQCLRKRGHVVAVTGDGTNDAPALKEADIGLSMGIQGTEVAKESSDIVILDDNFASVATVLKWGRCVYNNIQKFIQFQLTVNVAALVINFVAAVSSGEVPLTAVQLLWVNLIMDTLGALALATEKPTEELMKKKPVGRTAPLITNVMWRNLMAQALYQIAVLLTLQFKGESIFGVNKKVNDTLIFNTFVLCQVFNEFNARNLEKKNVFEGIHKNTLFMAIIGITLVLQVVMVEFLKKFANTERLNWGQWGICIGFAAASWPIGWLVKCIPVPERPIFSYLRLSYLKALFK comes from the coding sequence ATGACAGGGGAAAGTGATCACGTAGAGATTAATATCAGACAAAATCCATTCTTGATTTCTGGTACTAAGGTTGTCGATGGCTATGGCATGATGCTTGTGACATCGGTTGGCATGAACACAACCTGGGGTGAAATGATGAGCGAAATCAGCAGTGATTCTAACGAGCAAACACCTCTCCAAGAACGACTCAACAAGCTTACTTCATCGATTGGTAAAGTTGGTTTGCTAGTTGCTTTCTTAGTTCTTGTTGTCCTATTGGTAAGATACTTTACCGGGACCACAAAAGATGAGAATGGGAACAAAGAATTCAATGGGAGCAAGACATCATCCGATGATGTGATCAATGCTGTGGTGGGaattgttgctgctgctgttaCCATTGTTGTTGTCGCGATTCCTGAAGGGTTACCTTTAGCTGTTACACTTACTCTGGCTTACTCGATGAAGAGAATGATGGCTGATCAGGCAATGGTGAGGAAGCTCTCTGCTTGTGAGACGATGGGCTCTGCCACCACCATCTGTACAGATAAAACAGGTACTCTTACATTAAATAAGATGACTGTGACAAAGTTTTTCTTAGGCAAAGAGCACGTGAAGGCAGAAAGTCATACATCAATTTCAGCAaaagttcttgaattattcaaTCAAGGGGTTGGATTAAACACTACAGGTAGTGTTTTCAAGTCCTCCGACCCATGTTCCAGCTTCGAGTTCTCAGGCAGCCCTACTGAAAAAGCTATTCTTTCGTGGGCTGTTATGGAACTGAACATGGATATGGATCAAATCAAAAGAAATTTCAACATTCTACATGTGGAAGCTTTCAATTCGGAGAAAAAGAAGAGTGGTGTCCTGATCAAGAACACCACTGATGGCACAATTCATGCACATTGGAAAGGTGCTGCTGAAATGATTTCAAGAATGTGCTCTCACTACTATGATCTAGAAGGGAACATTAAACCCCTTGAGGAATCAGAAAGGGAAGAATGTGATAGGATAATTGAAGGAATGGCTGCCAGTAGCCTTCGATGTATCGCATTTGCTCACAAGCAAGTGCTAAAAGCTGGTCAGGAGGATCATGAGCATATGCATGGACATCATGTTCCAGACAACTCTTTCATTCTTTTGGGCTTTGTTGGCCTAAAAGATCCATGTCGACCTGGCGTGAAGAAAGCTGTTGAAGCTTGCCAAAATGCTGGTGTGAACATCAAGATGATCACTGGTGACAATGTGTTCACTGCAAAAGCCATAGCAACAGAATGTGGGATTCTTCATCCTAATCAGGAAGTAGATGAAGGAGCAGTCATAGAAGGTGAAGAATTTCGCAACCTAACAGATGAAGTACGGATGGAGAGAGTGGAGAAGATACGCGTGATGGCAAGATCATCCCCTTTTGACAAACTTTTAATGGTGCAGTGCTTGAGAAAGAGAGGTCATGTGGTCGCGGTCACAGGTGATGGAACGAACGATGCACCAGCTTTAAAGGAAGCAGATATAGGGCTTTCTATGGGGATTCAGGGTACTGAAGTGGCTAAAGAGAGTTCCGATATTGTCATCTTGGATGATAATTTTGCTTCAGTTGCCACAGTTCTGAAATGGGGAAGATGTGTCTATAACAACATCCAGAAATTCATCCAATTTCAGCTCACAGTAAATGTGGCTGCGCTCGTGATTAATTTTGTAGCAGCTGTTTCATCTGGTGAGGTACCACTCACAGCAGTACAGTTGCTATGGGTGAATTTGATCATGGACACATTAGGGGCATTAGCACTTGCGACAGAGAAGCCAACCGAGGAACTCATGAAGAAGAAACCAGTCGGTAGGACTGCACCACTTATCACCAACGTTATGTGGAGGAATCTAATGGCTCAGGCCTTATATCAGATTGCTGTTTTATTGACCTTACAATTCAAAGGAGAATCGATCTTTGGTGTCAACAAGAAGGTAAACGATACGTTGATTTTCAACACGTTTGTTCTTTGCCAAGTGTTCAATGAATTCAACGCGCGAAACCTGGAGAAGAAGAATGTCTTTGAGGGAATACACAAGAACACGTTATTCATGGCAATCATCGGAATTACTTTGGTTCTCCAAGTGgtgatggtggagtttctaAAGAAGTTTGCAAATACAGAGAGGTTGAATTGGGGGCAATGGGGTATTTGTATTGGATTTGCAGCTGCATCTTGGCCAATTGGTTGGCTTGTCAAGTGCATACCTGTCCCAGAGAGACCAATCTTTAGTTATCTTAGGTTGAGTTACTTGAAAGCCTTGTTTAAATGA
- the LOC129883060 gene encoding putative calcium-transporting ATPase 13, plasma membrane-type yields the protein MMFQANLHYLCMDITLDFPSEVDFSSKKRWHLAFATIFCSRAFKIKTSTKALHGAAYNPRKVLRVSTDTIAIDVVQQHPFFSGIDQSSLAKLVKDKSVDELANLGGVQGVAASLKSDTTNGVSGDPEDVASRYEAFGSNTYRKPPTKSFLIFVWESFKDPTIIILLLCAALSLGFGIKEHGPKEGWYDGGSIYVAVFLVIAVSSISNFRQNRQFDKLSKVSKNIPVEAVRKGRRQQISIFEIVVGDVICLKIGDQVPADGIFVEGHSLQVDESSMTGESDHVEINLGQNPFLISGTKVVDGYGMMLVTSVGMNTTWGEMMSEISSDSNEQTPLQERLNKLTSTIGKVGLLVAFLVLVVLLVRYFTGTTKDENGNKEFNGSKTSSDDVINAVVGIVAAAVTIVVVAIPEGLPLAVTLTLAYSMKRMMADQAMVRKLSACETMGSATTICTDKTGTLTLNKMTVTKFFLGKELVKAESHTSISAKVLELFNQGVGLNTTGSVYKSSDPCSSFEFSGSPTEKAILSWAVMELNMDMDQIKRNFNILHVEAFNSEKKKSGVLIKNITDGTIHAHWKGAAEMISRMCSHYYDLEGNVKPIEESDREECDRIIEGMAASSLRCIAFAHKQVLKAGQEDHEHMHGHHVPDNSFILLGFVGLKDPCRPGVKKAVEACQNAGVNIKMITGDNVFTAKAIATECGILHPKQEVDEGAVIEGEEFRNLTDEVRMERVEKIRVMARSSPFDKLLMVQCLRKKGHVVAVTGDGTNDAPALKEADIGLSMGIQGTEVAKESSDIVILDDNFASVATVLKWGRCVYNNIQKFIQFQLTVNVAALVINFVAAVSSGEVPLTAVQLLWVNLIMDTLGALALATEKPTEELMKRKPVGRTAPLITNVMWRNLMAQALYQIAVLLTLQFKGESIFGVNKKVNDTLIFNTFVLCQVFNEFNARNLEKKNAFEGIHKNTLFMAIIGIILVLQVVMVEFLKKFANTERLNWGQWGICIGFAAASWPIGWLVKCITVPERPIFSYLRLK from the coding sequence atgatgtttcaagcaaactTGCATTACCTCTGTATGGACATTACACTTGATTTTCCATCTGAAGTTGATTTCTCCAGCAAAAAAAGATGGCATTTAGCTTTTGCTACTATCTTTTGTTCCAGAGCTTTTAAAATTAAGACCAGCACTAAAGCACTACATGGAGCTGCCTACAATCCAAGAAAAGTACTTCGTGTATCGACAGATACAATCGCGATTGATGTAGTTCAACAGCACCCTTTTTTCTCAGGCATTGATCAGTCAAGTCTAGCTAAGCTTGTCAAAGATAAAAGCGTTGACGAACTTGCTAACCTTGGAGGTGTACAAGGTGTTGCTGCTTCTCTTAAAAGTGATACAACTAATGGTGTAAGCGGAGATCCAGAAGACGTTGCAAGTAGATATGAGGCTTTTGGAAGCAACACGTATCGTAAGCCACCTACCAAGAGTTTCTTAATCTTTGTTTGGGAATCATTCAAGGATCCCACCATCATTATACTTTTGCTCTGTGCTGCTCTGTCTCTTGGATTTGGAATTAAGGAGCATGGAccgaaagaaggatggtacgaTGGAGGGAGTATTTATGTCGCTGTGTTTCTTGTCATTGCTGTTTCGTCTATTAGTAATTTTAGACAAAACAGACAGTTTGATAAGCTTTCTAAAGTGAGCAAAAATATTCCAGTAGAAGCTGTTAGAAAGGGGAGGCGCCAACAGATATCGATATTTGAAATTGTAGTTGGAGATGTCATTTGCTTGAAGATTGGAGATCAAGTCCCTGCTGATGGGATTTTCGTAGAAGGTCATTCTTTACAAGTGGATGAATCTAGCATGACAGGGGAAAGTGATCATGTAGAGATTAACCTTGGACAAAATCCATTCTTGATTTCTGGCACGAAGGTTGTCGATGGCTATGGAATGATGCTTGTGACATCGGTTGGCATGAACACAACCTGGGGTGAAATGATGAGCGAAATCAGCAGTGATTCTAACGAGCAAACACCTCTCCAAGAACGACTCAACAAGCTCACTTCAACAATAGGTAAAGTTGGTTTGCTAGTTGCTTTCTTAGTTCTTGTTGTCCTATTGGTAAGATACTTTACCGGGACCACAAAAGATGAGAATGGGAACAAAGAATTCAATGGGAGCAAGACATCATCCGATGATGTGATCAATGCTGTGGTGGGaattgttgctgctgctgtaaCCATTGTTGTTGTTGCGATTCCTGAAGGGTTGCCTTTAGCTGTTACACTTACTCTGGCTTATTCGATGAAGAGAATGATGGCTGATCAGGCAATGGTGAGGAAGCTCTCCGCATGTGAGACGATGGGCTCTGCCACCACCATCTGTACAGACAAAACAGGTACTCTTACATTAAATAAGATGACTGTGACAAAGTTTTTCTTAGGCAAAGAGCTCGTGAAGGCGGAAAGTCATACATCAATTTCAGCAaaagttcttgaattattcaaTCAAGGGGTTGGATTAAACACTACAGGTAGTGTTTACAAGTCCTCCGACCCATGTTCCAGCTTCGAGTTCTCAGGCAGCCCTACTGAAAAAGCTATTCTTTCGTGGGCTGTTATGGAACTGAACATGGATATGGATCAAATCAAAAGAAATTTCAACATTCTACATGTGGAAGCTTTCAATTCGGAGAAAAAGAAGAGTGGTGTCCTGATCAAGAACATTACTGATGGCACAATTCATGCACATTGGAAAGGTGCTGCTGAAATGATTTCAAGAATGTGCTCTCATTACTATGATCTAGAAGGGAACGTTAAACCCATTGAGGAATCAGACAGGGAAGAATGTGATAGGATAATTGAAGGAATGGCTGCCAGTAGCCTTCGATGTATCGCATTTGCTCACAAGCAAGTGCTAAAAGCTGGTCAGGAGGATCATGAGCATATGCATGGACATCATGTTCCAGACAACTCTTTCATTCTTTTGGGCTTTGTTGGCCTAAAAGATCCATGTCGACCTGGCGTGAAGAAAGCTGTGGAAGCTTGCCAAAATGCTGGTGTGAACATCAAGATGATCACTGGTGACAATGTGTTCACTGCAAAAGCCATAGCAACAGAATGTGGGATTCTTCATCCTAAACAGGAAGTAGATGAAGGAGCAGTCATAGAAGGTGAAGAATTTCGCAACCTAACAGATGAAGTACGGATGGAGAGAGTGGAGAAGATACGCGTGATGGCAAGATCATCCCCTTTTGACAAACTTTTAATGGTGCAGTGCTTGAGAAAGAAAGGTCATGTGGTCGCGGTCACAGGTGATGGAACGAACGATGCACCAGCTTTAAAGGAAGCAGATATAGGGCTTTCTATGGGGATTCAGGGCACTGAAGTGGCTAAAGAGAGTTCCGATATTGTCATCTTGGATGATAATTTTGCTTCAGTTGCCACAGTTCTGAAATGGGGAAGATGTGTCTATAACAACATCCAGAAATTCATCCAATTTCAGCTCACAGTAAATGTGGCTGCGCTCGTGATTAATTTTGTAGCAGCTGTTTCATCTGGTGAGGTACCACTCACAGCAGTACAGTTGCTATGGGTGAATTTGATCATGGACACATTAGGGGCATTAGCACTTGCGACAGAGAAGCCAACCGAGGAACTCATGAAGAGGAAACCAGTCGGTAGGACTGCACCACTTATCACCAACGTTATGTGGAGGAATCTAATGGCTCAGGCCTTATATCAGATTGCTGTTTTATTGACCTTACAATTCAAAGGAGAATCGATCTTTGGTGTCAACAAGAAGGTAAACGATACGTTGATTTTCAACACGTTTGTTCTTTGCCAAGTGTTCAATGAATTCAATGCGCGAAACCTGGAGAAGAAGAATGCCTTTGAGGGAATACACAAGAACACGTTATTCATGGCAATCATCGGAATTATTTTGGTTCTCCAAGTGgtgatggtggagtttctaAAGAAGTTTGCAAATACAGAGAGGTTGAATTGGGGGCAATGGGGTATTTGCATTGGATTTGCAGCTGCATCTTGGCCAATTGGTTGGCTTGTCAAGTGTATAACTGTTCCGGAGAGACCAATTTTCAGTTATCTCAGGTTAAAATAG